Proteins from one Apis cerana isolate GH-2021 linkage group LG11, AcerK_1.0, whole genome shotgun sequence genomic window:
- the LOC108002605 gene encoding tyrosine-protein phosphatase non-receptor type 23 isoform X2, translating into MEAVPRLPMISFQLKVSPEPTTFGPKLKQYIRDFYNKDPATFAHEIHQLESLRAVAIRPPIDVAGCSLLKRYYCQLHFLQSRFPMGKDGAAAITFTWRDTYANMVCSLANIRFEIISILYNIGAMHTQLGALTERTSADGMKMACAHFQCAAWAFEHLKNSYPQPSGVDLAPELMTFMHQLCLAQAQECILEKSMLDNRKPTIVAKVARQIVDYFNLALTTLEQGGSEDGTISDTVGTKIYKSWKHYLKFKKAYHLAVTYLYQGLAAEEQRKMGERVAFYNAALASLNEAQLIYSNIPGEKVTIEEALTFTNDVIEGKRKAAKNENEYIYHEEVPEKETLPSVKGAPLVKGISFSINDPEVSGPDIFARLIPMKVHEASSLYSEEKAKILRSVGSKIEEKDQQLNTYLTSLKLEHISLWDPDAQMTEWERLPLPDELVERCAALNAKQHIIQDLIDIVGKLSNTSQDVEKILKEIKKLLLDEEQKEKEYQDTVGKRPPSIVATDLTREAKKYEEAHNKALESNHALHKAITMHVKNLKVLSQPLTDLIAHIPSPSTYLSEQNTEKSHSAIELERMHTKELKRILNKVDEMRRQRNELHTKLRDSIAQDDLTRLLVTATSDSGPLDRLFADQLSKHQTLVTLIEQNLTAQDNILAALTDAYAQTANIRKGVEEILKRREHTISSLIASYDAYEDLLAKSSKGLEFYRKLEINVSKLLQRVKSTCKVQEEEREHILAQDNNKNSQEKIDTITSTIYDQSRNRTGSGLKLKDYLNSRPENIQNQYYNVYKEQSKPVQDTTKSYLNDTSNLNKNAMHSSGMSALDAISSIKSTQQYYSAPYTDYKTNLSYSHETSTYNENATLNQNYVQINSSDIVSTYPQVIGTITTTDTTMQYPINSFVSNGQFSTTLDSHKYSANAQSLYNFSNNTLQYENYQPYNTVQQYSSNLDKTGNITKTEIPSQTSTTTQISVLPSVSLPNTVNNKTTDIQTQLYTTIAQQGQQYISEPQQNVVSQESLSIKDQHVLPPDNTQIQNYLLPSINQNEIPCTQSYTGTMYYNSSELHSQQVTSNQNLSETTNIPLSSHYMPTQYINKNIPQSIHSTTSFNAPINDVGTLYSSTLQNSNIVQYPQQSGTEQTKQIYIDQGYQYGSQTSTTDTSNATYPNTYHNLQHTTCVSYPQTILSTDISNTYTYTNCSTNTEMIQSHTKSSTNMQNYSQAYQYPQQSHYSGYGSYSHIYNQGYNYMQGNQMAVALTESYKGQMGYTYNSTTQCYEYNPNNIQISQSSESTSQMNTGINIYQQQESNARYTNASNNSMVSQTPSSQYSEQTYQSQCSTDIYYTTPYGLQMQNQTSTNRNENYTNYNQTYMQAVNNGTNTTTSANPTKPATKSEQSNVDLLADLDITINHAPLVPEVRSVQPQNETEIKNINDDDKEKINDDDKEKMNNDDKDKINDKTESENLQIVWDTWYNDVQPKKDPLGDPLALQKFINEVEKYEKFIDSLLVKTLSGATNLDIKWKEVQEFEERESGKQSCTVALAHSSENRVIECIPYDTTRVQISSTDISNYINASHIIEITQWIPTAFIITQSPLPDKLEIFWMMIWEQESEIIACLVSDTQLNGEIYWPINEEDILNCGSFTISLKKRVNHISYIQRIISVHNIKKNLEKTIVHMQFLSWPSNSPGALLTFSTDVMTEQALRRCTKPVVVHCLDGGALSSLFLVAAATVCHIRAGCGIVNVPLVFKGLLKCRKQIVNKESLLFAYQLVLYHAQDILMKRGILSSTRSTFENFEGLKGSKDKASRKMHPSDDFLQSLGITQRSDIEGRQKGSVVTSTIHSSTSSIQEKPKEGIIDPLSQLDPLWSIRR; encoded by the exons atGGAAGCAGTACCAAGGTTGCCGATGatatcttttcaattaaaagttaGTCCAGAGCCTACTACATTTGGTCCAAAGTTAAAGCAG taTATacgtgatttttataataaagatccAGCAACATTTGCACATGAAATACATCAATTAGAAAGTTTACGTGCAGTGGCCATACGACCACCTATTGATGTAGCTGGTTGttcattattgaaaagatattattgCCAATTACATTTTCTTCAAAGTAGATTTCCTATGGGAAAAGATGGTGCAGCAGCAATTACATTTACATG gaGGGATACATATGCAAACATGGTGTGTTCATTGGCTAATATtcgttttgaaataatttcaattttatacaatattggTGCAATGCATACTCAATTGGGAGCACTTACAGAAAGAACATCAGCTGATGGGATGAAAATGGCTTGTGCTCATTTTCAATGTGCAGCTTGGGCttttgaacatttaaaaaatagttatccACAGCCATCTGGAGTAGATTTAGCTCCAGAACTTATGACATTTATGCATCAGCTTTGCTTAGCTCAAGCTCAAGAatgtatattagaaaaaagtatGCTTGATAATCGTAAACCCACAATTGTAG CAAAAGTCGCAAGACAAATAGTGGACTATTTTAATTTGGCATTAACTACACTTGAACAAGGCGGAAGTGAAGATGGTACTATATCAGATACAGTTGGTACTAAAATCTATaag agcTGGAAACATTATCTGAAATTTAAGAAAGCTTATCATTTAGcagttacatatttatatcaagGTTTAGCTGCTGAAGAGCAAAGAAAAATGGGAGAAAGAGTAGCATTTTATAATGCTGCATTAGCTTCTCTAAATGAAGCACAattgatttattcaaatattcctgGAGAAAAAGTAACTATAGAAGAAGCATTAACATTTACTAATGACGTAATAGAAGGAAAACGTAAAGCAGCTAAAAAtgagaatgaatatatatatcatgaagAAGTACCAGAAAAGGAAACACTACCTAGTGTAAAAGGAGCTCCTTTAGTTAAAGGAATATCTTTCAGTATTAATGATCCTGAAGTTTCAGGTCCTGATATATTTGCcag aTTAATACCAATGAAAGTACATGAAGCAAGCTCCTTATATTCGGAAGAAAAAGCAAAGATATTACGTTCTGTTGGCAGTAAAATTGAGGAGAAAGATCAGCAACTCAATACTTATCTaacatctttaaaattagAGCATATAAGTTTATGGGATCCTGATGCTCAGATGACAGAGTGGGAACGTTTACCTCTTCCTGATGAATTGGTTGAAAGATGTGCAGCATTAAATGCAAAGCAACATATTATTCaagatttaattgatatagtgggaaaattatcaaatactaGTCAAgatgttgaaaaaatattgaaagaaattaaaaaacttctcCTTGAtgaagaacaaaaagaaaaagaatatcaagaTACAGTTGGAAAAAGACCTCCGTCGATAGTGGCTACTGATTTAACTAGAGAAGCTAAGAAATATGAAGAAGCTCATAACAAAGCTTTAGAAAGCAATCATGCTCTTCATAAAGCAATAACAAtgcatgtaaaaaatttaaaagtgctTTCTCAACCACTTACCGATCTTATTGCCCATATTCCTTCACCAAGTACATATCTTTCAGAACAAAATACTGAAAAATCACATAGCGCAATTGAATTAGAACGAATGCATACTAAAGAATTGAAGCGCATTTTGAATAAAGTTGATGAAATGCGTAGACAAAGAAACGAATTGCATACAAAATTACGAGATTCAATTGCACAAGATGATCTAACACGCTTACTAGTTACTGCCACATCCGATTCTGGACCCTTGGATCGTTTATTTGCAGACCAACTTAGCAAACATCAAACTTTAGTAACTTTAATAGAACAAAATCTAACTGcacaagataatattttagcaGCTTTAACGGATGCATATGCCCAAACTGCTAATATACGAAAAGGagttgaagaaatattaaaacgtaGAGAACATACTATTTCTTCTTTGATTGCGTCTTACGATGCTTACGAAGATTTATTGGCAAAATCTAGCAAAGGTCTTGAATTTTACAGAAAACtagaaataaatgtttcaaaattactTCAAAGAGTGAAAAGCACTTGTAAAGtacaagaagaagaacgtGAACACATACTTGcacaagataataataaaaattctcaagaAAAGATCGACACGATAACATCCACTATTTATGATCAAAGTCGAAATCGAACTGGCAGTGGACTTAAATTAAAGGATTACTTAAACAGCAGAccagaaaatattcaaaatcagtattataatgtatataaagaaCAAAGTAAACCAGTTCAAGATACAACAAAATCATATTTGAATGATAcatcaaatttgaataaaaatgcaatGCATTCTAGTGGAATGTCTGCATTGGATGCAATATCATCTATAAAATCTACGCAGCAATATTATTCTGCACCATATAcagattataaaacaaatttatcttattcacATGAAACTTCAACATATAACGAAAATGCtactttaaatcaaaattatgtgCAAATTAATAGTTCTGATATTGTAAGTACTTATCCACAAGTAATTGGAACAATTACTACAACAGATACTACAATGCAATATCCAATAAATTCTTTCGTATCAAATGGACAATTCTCTACAACTTTGGATAGTCATAAATATTCTGCTAATGCTCAatcactttataatttttctaataatacattgcaatatgaaaattatcagCCATACAATACTGTACAACAATATTCTTCTAATCTTGATAAAACTGGTAATATTACTAAAACTGAAATACCATCCCAAACATCAACAACAACACAAATTTCTGTACTTCCATCTGTATCTCTACCGAAtacagttaataataaaacaactgATATACAAACGCAACTTTATACTACTATAGCTCAACAAGGACAACAATATATATCTGAGCCACAACAAAATGTTGTTTCTCAAGAATCTCTTTCTATAAAGGATCAGCATGTATTACCACCAGATAATACTCAAATACAAAACTATCTTCTTCcttcaattaatcaaaatgaaattccaTGTACTCAAAGTTACACTGGtacaatgtattataattcatcTGAATTGCATAGTCAACAAGTCACATCCAACCAAAATTTATCTGAAACAACCAATATTCCTCTTTCTAGCCATTATATGCCAAcacaatatataaacaaaaatattcctcAATCTATTCATTCTACTACTTCTTTCAATGCTCCAATAAATGATGTAGGTACTTTATATTCGTCAACTTtacaaaattccaatattgTCCAATATCCACAGCAGAGTGGTACAGAACAAACTAAACAGATCTATATAGATCAAGGATATCAATATGGATCACAAACATCTACTACTGATACCAGTAATGCAACTTACCCCAATACCTATCATAATTTACAACATACTACATGTGTTTCATATCCACAAACTATATTATCTACAGATATTtctaatacatatacatacacgaATTGTTCTACTAATACAGAAATGATTCAAAGTCATACAAAATCTTCAacaaatatgcaaaattattctcaaGCATATCAATATCCACAACAATCACATTACTCTGGATATGGTAGCTATtctcatatttataatcaaggatataattatatgcaagGAAACCAAATGGCTGTTGCATTGACAGAATCTTATAAAGGTCAAATGggatatacttataattctaCTACTCAATGTTATGAATATAAtcctaataatattcaaatttcgcaATCTTCTGAATCAACATCACAAATGAACACTGGCATTAACATTTATCAACAACAAGAAAGTAATGCAAGATATACCAATGCTAGTAATAATTCTATGGTTAGTCAAACTCCATCTTCTCAATATTCAGAACAGACTTATCAATCTCAATGTTCaactgatatttattataccacACCATATGGTCTTCAAATGCAAAATCAaa catCAACTaacagaaatgaaaattatactaattataatcaaacatATATGCAAGCTGTTAACAATGGAACTAATACAACAACAAGTGCAAATCCTACTAAACCTGCTACAAAATCAGAACAATCTAATGTAGATTTACTTGCTGATCTTGATATTACTATAAATCATGCACCTTTAGTGCCAGAAGTACGTTCTGTTCAACCACAAAACgaaactgaaataaaaaatattaatgatgatgataaagaaaagataaatgatgatgataaagaaaagatgaataacgatgataaagataaaataaatgataaaacggAAAGCGAGAATTTACAAATTGTATGGGATACATGGTACAATGATGTGCAACCTAAAAAAGATCCTTTAGGGGATCCATTagcattacaaaaatttattaatgaagttgaaaaatatgaaaaatttatagatagttTACTTGTTAAAACATTAAGTGGAGCAACTAATCTTGatataaaatggaaagaaGTCCAAGAATTCGAA gAAAGAGAAAGTGGAAAACAATCGTGCACAGTAGCATTAGCCCATTCTTCAGAAAATAGAGTAATAGAATGTATCCCATATGATACAACAAGGGTACAAATATCATCAAcggatatttcaaattatattaatgcttctcatataatagaaattacacAATGGATACCAActgcatttattattactcaATCGCCATTACCGgacaaattagaaatattttggatGATGATATGGGAACAAGAAAGTGAAATAATTGCATGTTTAGTATCTGATACACAATTAAATGGAGAAATATATTGGCCTATAAACGAAGAAGATATTCTGAATTGTGGTAGCTTTAcaatatcgttaaaaaagaGAGTAAATCATATATCCtatattcaaagaattatttctgtgcataatattaagaaaaacttAGAAAAAACTATCGTACACATGCAATTTCTCTCATGGCCTTccaa TAGTCCAGGTGCACTGCTTACTTTCTCAACGGATGTAATGACGGAACAAGCACTAAGACGTTGTACAAAACCAGTAGTGGTACATTGTTTAGATGGTGGTGCATTAAGTAGTTTATTCTTAGTAGCAGCAGCAACAGTATGTCATATACGCGCGGGTTGCGGAATAGTCAATGTACCTCTTGTATTCAAAGGTCTTCTAAAATGTCGTaaacaaattgtaaataagGAATCCTTATTATTTGCATACCAATTAGTATTATACCATGCtcaagatattttaatgaaac gtGGTATTTTATCATCTACACGTTcaacatttgaaaattttgaaggtTTAAAAGGAAGTAAAGATAAAGCATCAAGAAAGATGCATCCTTCTGATGATTTTCTTCAAAGTCTTGGTATCACTCAACGATCAGATATTGAAG gtCGACAAAAAGGTTCTGTTGTTACTAGTACAATACATTCAAGTACATCATCAATTCAAGAAAAACCTAAAGAAGGAATAATCGATCCTTTAAGTCAGTTAGATCCTTTATGGTCTattagaagataa
- the LOC108002605 gene encoding tyrosine-protein phosphatase non-receptor type 23 isoform X5, whose protein sequence is MEAVPRLPMISFQLKVSPEPTTFGPKLKQYIRDFYNKDPATFAHEIHQLESLRAVAIRPPIDVAGCSLLKRYYCQLHFLQSRFPMGKDGAAAITFTWRDTYANMVCSLANIRFEIISILYNIGAMHTQLGALTERTSADGMKMACAHFQCAAWAFEHLKNSYPQPSGVDLAPELMTFMHQLCLAQAQECILEKSMLDNRKPTIVAKVARQIVDYFNLALTTLEQGGSEDGTISDTVGTKIYKSWKHYLKFKKAYHLAVTYLYQGLAAEEQRKMGERVAFYNAALASLNEAQLIYSNIPGEKVTIEEALTFTNDVIEGKRKAAKNENEYIYHEEVPEKETLPSVKGAPLVKGISFSINDPEVSGPDIFARLIPMKVHEASSLYSEEKAKILRSVGSKIEEKDQQLNTYLTSLKLEHISLWDPDAQMTEWERLPLPDELVERCAALNAKQHIIQDLIDIVGKLSNTSQDVEKILKEIKKLLLDEEQKEKEYQDTVGKRPPSIVATDLTREAKKYEEAHNKALESNHALHKAITMHVKNLKVLSQPLTDLIAHIPSPSTYLSEQNTEKSHSAIELERMHTKELKRILNKVDEMRRQRNELHTKLRDSIAQDDLTRLLVTATSDSGPLDRLFADQLSKHQTLVTLIEQNLTAQDNILAALTDAYAQTANIRKGVEEILKRREHTISSLIASYDAYEDLLAKSSKGLEFYRKLEINVSKLLQRVKSTCKVQEEEREHILAQDNNKNSQEKIDTITSTIYDQSRNRTGSGLKLKDYLNSRPENIQNQYYNVYKEQSKPVQDTTKSYLNDTSNLNKNAMHSSGMSALDAISSIKSTQQYYSAPYTDYKTNLSYSHETSTYNENATLNQNYVQINSSDIVSTYPQVIGTITTTDTTMQYPINSFVSNGQFSTTLDSHKYSANAQSLYNFSNNTLQYENYQPYNTVQQYSSNLDKTGNITKTEIPSQTSTTTQISVLPSVSLPNTVNNKTTDIQTQLYTTIAQQGQQYISEPQQNVVSQESLSIKDQHVLPPDNTQIQNYLLPSINQNEIPCTQSYTGTMYYNSSELHSQQVTSNQNLSETTNIPLSSHYMPTQYINKNIPQSIHSTTSFNAPINDVGTLYSSTLQNSNIVQYPQQSGTEQTKQIYIDQGYQYGSQTSTTDTSNATYPNTYHNLQHTTCVSYPQTILSTDISNTYTYTNCSTNTEMIQSHTKSSTNMQNYSQAYQYPQQSHYSGYGSYSHIYNQGYNYMQGNQMAVALTESYKGQMGYTYNSTTQCYEYNPNNIQISQSSESTSQMNTGINIYQQQESNARYTNASNNSMVSQTPSSQYSEQTYQSQCSTDIYYTTPYGLQMQNQTSTNRNENYTNYNQTYMQAVNNGTNTTTSANPTKPATKSEQSNVDLLADLDITINHAPLVPEVRSVQPQNETEIKNINDDDKEKINDDDKEKMNNDDKDKINDKTESENLQIVWDTWYNDVQPKKDPLGDPLALQKFINEVEKYEKFIDSLLVKTLSGATNLDIKWKEVQEFEERESGKQSCTVALAHSSENRVIECIPYDTTRVQISSTDISNYINASHIIEITQWIPTAFIITQSPLPDKLEIFWMMIWEQESEIIACLVSDTQLNGEIYWPINEEDILNCGSFTISLKKRVNHISYIQRIISVHNIKKNLEKTIVHMQFLSWPSNGFPSSPGALLTFSTDVMTEQALRRCTKPVVVHCLDGGALSSLFLVAAATVCHIRAGCGIVNVPLVFKGLLKCRKQIVNKESLLFAYQLVLYHAQDILMKRLKGSKDKASRKMHPSDDFLQSLGRQKGSVVTSTIHSSTSSIQEKPKEGIIDPLSQLDPLWSIRR, encoded by the exons atGGAAGCAGTACCAAGGTTGCCGATGatatcttttcaattaaaagttaGTCCAGAGCCTACTACATTTGGTCCAAAGTTAAAGCAG taTATacgtgatttttataataaagatccAGCAACATTTGCACATGAAATACATCAATTAGAAAGTTTACGTGCAGTGGCCATACGACCACCTATTGATGTAGCTGGTTGttcattattgaaaagatattattgCCAATTACATTTTCTTCAAAGTAGATTTCCTATGGGAAAAGATGGTGCAGCAGCAATTACATTTACATG gaGGGATACATATGCAAACATGGTGTGTTCATTGGCTAATATtcgttttgaaataatttcaattttatacaatattggTGCAATGCATACTCAATTGGGAGCACTTACAGAAAGAACATCAGCTGATGGGATGAAAATGGCTTGTGCTCATTTTCAATGTGCAGCTTGGGCttttgaacatttaaaaaatagttatccACAGCCATCTGGAGTAGATTTAGCTCCAGAACTTATGACATTTATGCATCAGCTTTGCTTAGCTCAAGCTCAAGAatgtatattagaaaaaagtatGCTTGATAATCGTAAACCCACAATTGTAG CAAAAGTCGCAAGACAAATAGTGGACTATTTTAATTTGGCATTAACTACACTTGAACAAGGCGGAAGTGAAGATGGTACTATATCAGATACAGTTGGTACTAAAATCTATaag agcTGGAAACATTATCTGAAATTTAAGAAAGCTTATCATTTAGcagttacatatttatatcaagGTTTAGCTGCTGAAGAGCAAAGAAAAATGGGAGAAAGAGTAGCATTTTATAATGCTGCATTAGCTTCTCTAAATGAAGCACAattgatttattcaaatattcctgGAGAAAAAGTAACTATAGAAGAAGCATTAACATTTACTAATGACGTAATAGAAGGAAAACGTAAAGCAGCTAAAAAtgagaatgaatatatatatcatgaagAAGTACCAGAAAAGGAAACACTACCTAGTGTAAAAGGAGCTCCTTTAGTTAAAGGAATATCTTTCAGTATTAATGATCCTGAAGTTTCAGGTCCTGATATATTTGCcag aTTAATACCAATGAAAGTACATGAAGCAAGCTCCTTATATTCGGAAGAAAAAGCAAAGATATTACGTTCTGTTGGCAGTAAAATTGAGGAGAAAGATCAGCAACTCAATACTTATCTaacatctttaaaattagAGCATATAAGTTTATGGGATCCTGATGCTCAGATGACAGAGTGGGAACGTTTACCTCTTCCTGATGAATTGGTTGAAAGATGTGCAGCATTAAATGCAAAGCAACATATTATTCaagatttaattgatatagtgggaaaattatcaaatactaGTCAAgatgttgaaaaaatattgaaagaaattaaaaaacttctcCTTGAtgaagaacaaaaagaaaaagaatatcaagaTACAGTTGGAAAAAGACCTCCGTCGATAGTGGCTACTGATTTAACTAGAGAAGCTAAGAAATATGAAGAAGCTCATAACAAAGCTTTAGAAAGCAATCATGCTCTTCATAAAGCAATAACAAtgcatgtaaaaaatttaaaagtgctTTCTCAACCACTTACCGATCTTATTGCCCATATTCCTTCACCAAGTACATATCTTTCAGAACAAAATACTGAAAAATCACATAGCGCAATTGAATTAGAACGAATGCATACTAAAGAATTGAAGCGCATTTTGAATAAAGTTGATGAAATGCGTAGACAAAGAAACGAATTGCATACAAAATTACGAGATTCAATTGCACAAGATGATCTAACACGCTTACTAGTTACTGCCACATCCGATTCTGGACCCTTGGATCGTTTATTTGCAGACCAACTTAGCAAACATCAAACTTTAGTAACTTTAATAGAACAAAATCTAACTGcacaagataatattttagcaGCTTTAACGGATGCATATGCCCAAACTGCTAATATACGAAAAGGagttgaagaaatattaaaacgtaGAGAACATACTATTTCTTCTTTGATTGCGTCTTACGATGCTTACGAAGATTTATTGGCAAAATCTAGCAAAGGTCTTGAATTTTACAGAAAACtagaaataaatgtttcaaaattactTCAAAGAGTGAAAAGCACTTGTAAAGtacaagaagaagaacgtGAACACATACTTGcacaagataataataaaaattctcaagaAAAGATCGACACGATAACATCCACTATTTATGATCAAAGTCGAAATCGAACTGGCAGTGGACTTAAATTAAAGGATTACTTAAACAGCAGAccagaaaatattcaaaatcagtattataatgtatataaagaaCAAAGTAAACCAGTTCAAGATACAACAAAATCATATTTGAATGATAcatcaaatttgaataaaaatgcaatGCATTCTAGTGGAATGTCTGCATTGGATGCAATATCATCTATAAAATCTACGCAGCAATATTATTCTGCACCATATAcagattataaaacaaatttatcttattcacATGAAACTTCAACATATAACGAAAATGCtactttaaatcaaaattatgtgCAAATTAATAGTTCTGATATTGTAAGTACTTATCCACAAGTAATTGGAACAATTACTACAACAGATACTACAATGCAATATCCAATAAATTCTTTCGTATCAAATGGACAATTCTCTACAACTTTGGATAGTCATAAATATTCTGCTAATGCTCAatcactttataatttttctaataatacattgcaatatgaaaattatcagCCATACAATACTGTACAACAATATTCTTCTAATCTTGATAAAACTGGTAATATTACTAAAACTGAAATACCATCCCAAACATCAACAACAACACAAATTTCTGTACTTCCATCTGTATCTCTACCGAAtacagttaataataaaacaactgATATACAAACGCAACTTTATACTACTATAGCTCAACAAGGACAACAATATATATCTGAGCCACAACAAAATGTTGTTTCTCAAGAATCTCTTTCTATAAAGGATCAGCATGTATTACCACCAGATAATACTCAAATACAAAACTATCTTCTTCcttcaattaatcaaaatgaaattccaTGTACTCAAAGTTACACTGGtacaatgtattataattcatcTGAATTGCATAGTCAACAAGTCACATCCAACCAAAATTTATCTGAAACAACCAATATTCCTCTTTCTAGCCATTATATGCCAAcacaatatataaacaaaaatattcctcAATCTATTCATTCTACTACTTCTTTCAATGCTCCAATAAATGATGTAGGTACTTTATATTCGTCAACTTtacaaaattccaatattgTCCAATATCCACAGCAGAGTGGTACAGAACAAACTAAACAGATCTATATAGATCAAGGATATCAATATGGATCACAAACATCTACTACTGATACCAGTAATGCAACTTACCCCAATACCTATCATAATTTACAACATACTACATGTGTTTCATATCCACAAACTATATTATCTACAGATATTtctaatacatatacatacacgaATTGTTCTACTAATACAGAAATGATTCAAAGTCATACAAAATCTTCAacaaatatgcaaaattattctcaaGCATATCAATATCCACAACAATCACATTACTCTGGATATGGTAGCTATtctcatatttataatcaaggatataattatatgcaagGAAACCAAATGGCTGTTGCATTGACAGAATCTTATAAAGGTCAAATGggatatacttataattctaCTACTCAATGTTATGAATATAAtcctaataatattcaaatttcgcaATCTTCTGAATCAACATCACAAATGAACACTGGCATTAACATTTATCAACAACAAGAAAGTAATGCAAGATATACCAATGCTAGTAATAATTCTATGGTTAGTCAAACTCCATCTTCTCAATATTCAGAACAGACTTATCAATCTCAATGTTCaactgatatttattataccacACCATATGGTCTTCAAATGCAAAATCAaa catCAACTaacagaaatgaaaattatactaattataatcaaacatATATGCAAGCTGTTAACAATGGAACTAATACAACAACAAGTGCAAATCCTACTAAACCTGCTACAAAATCAGAACAATCTAATGTAGATTTACTTGCTGATCTTGATATTACTATAAATCATGCACCTTTAGTGCCAGAAGTACGTTCTGTTCAACCACAAAACgaaactgaaataaaaaatattaatgatgatgataaagaaaagataaatgatgatgataaagaaaagatgaataacgatgataaagataaaataaatgataaaacggAAAGCGAGAATTTACAAATTGTATGGGATACATGGTACAATGATGTGCAACCTAAAAAAGATCCTTTAGGGGATCCATTagcattacaaaaatttattaatgaagttgaaaaatatgaaaaatttatagatagttTACTTGTTAAAACATTAAGTGGAGCAACTAATCTTGatataaaatggaaagaaGTCCAAGAATTCGAA gAAAGAGAAAGTGGAAAACAATCGTGCACAGTAGCATTAGCCCATTCTTCAGAAAATAGAGTAATAGAATGTATCCCATATGATACAACAAGGGTACAAATATCATCAAcggatatttcaaattatattaatgcttctcatataatagaaattacacAATGGATACCAActgcatttattattactcaATCGCCATTACCGgacaaattagaaatattttggatGATGATATGGGAACAAGAAAGTGAAATAATTGCATGTTTAGTATCTGATACACAATTAAATGGAGAAATATATTGGCCTATAAACGAAGAAGATATTCTGAATTGTGGTAGCTTTAcaatatcgttaaaaaagaGAGTAAATCATATATCCtatattcaaagaattatttctgtgcataatattaagaaaaacttAGAAAAAACTATCGTACACATGCAATTTCTCTCATGGCCTTccaa tGGTTTTCCTAGTAGTCCAGGTGCACTGCTTACTTTCTCAACGGATGTAATGACGGAACAAGCACTAAGACGTTGTACAAAACCAGTAGTGGTACATTGTTTAGATGGTGGTGCATTAAGTAGTTTATTCTTAGTAGCAGCAGCAACAGTATGTCATATACGCGCGGGTTGCGGAATAGTCAATGTACCTCTTGTATTCAAAGGTCTTCTAAAATGTCGTaaacaaattgtaaataagGAATCCTTATTATTTGCATACCAATTAGTATTATACCATGCtcaagatattttaatgaaac gtTTAAAAGGAAGTAAAGATAAAGCATCAAGAAAGATGCATCCTTCTGATGATTTTCTTCAAAGTCTTG gtCGACAAAAAGGTTCTGTTGTTACTAGTACAATACATTCAAGTACATCATCAATTCAAGAAAAACCTAAAGAAGGAATAATCGATCCTTTAAGTCAGTTAGATCCTTTATGGTCTattagaagataa